The Danio rerio strain Tuebingen ecotype United States chromosome 1, GRCz12tu, whole genome shotgun sequence genome includes a region encoding these proteins:
- the rad23aa gene encoding RAD23 homolog A, nucleotide excision repair protein a (The RefSeq protein has 3 substitutions compared to this genomic sequence), which produces MQITLKTLQQQTIQIDIDDEQTVKALKEKIEAEKGRDSFPVAGQKLIYAGKILQDDTPIKEYKIDEKNFVVVMVSKTKSPGTSAAPSEPSRSMAASSSSSSSSPPPPPPPAPAPAAIPFTDECPRDDPPATVSPASSPDGGTDVVGEGEDASSTLVTGQEYDAMLTNIMSMGYERDKVVAALKASYNNPHRAVEYLLNGIPTVPVQETNPAPAQLPTDTQPTEGENPLEFLRSQPQFQSMRQVIQQNPSLLPALLQQLGQENPELLQQISQHQELFIQMLNAPVGEGEGELGEGGEFADLGAIGDEAAPGSFIQVTQQEKEAIERLKALGFSEALVVQAYFACEKNENLAANFLLNQNFEDE; this is translated from the exons GTGAAGGCGTTGAAGGAGAAGATCGAGGCTGAGAAGGGCCGGGACAGTTTTCCGGTAGCGGGACAGAAGCTCATCTATGCTGGGAAGATCCTGCAGGACGATACGCCCATCAAAGAGTACAAAATCGATGAGAAGAACTTTGTGGTGGTGATGGTGTCAAAG ACGAAATCACCAGGAACTTCCGCCGCACCCTCAGAACCATCCAGATCAGTGGCAGCTTCgtcatcctcctcttcctcctctcctccacctcctcctcctccagctccagctccagctgCCATCCCATTCACAGATGAGTGTTCACGAGACGACCCTCCGGCTACGGTCTCTCCTGCACGCAGTCCTGACGG tGGCACAGATGTTGTAGGTGAAGGAGAAGATGCATCTTCAACACTAG TCACAGGTCAGGAGTATGATGCGATGCTCACAAACATCATGTCTATGGGTTATGAGAGAGATAAAGTGGTGGCTGCTCTTAAAGCCAGTTACAACAACCCTCACCGGGCCGTGGAGTATCTGCTCAAT GGAATCCCAACAGTCCCGGTGCAGGAAACCAATCCTGCTCCCGCTCAGCTCCCCACAGACACACAGCCCACAGAAG GTGAGAATCCTCTGGAGTTTCTGCGCTCTCAGCCTCAGTTTCAGAGCATGCGGCAGGTCATCCAGCAGAACCCGTCGCTACTGCCGGCGCTGCTGCAACAGCTGGGTCAGGAGAATCCCGAGCTCCTGCAG caaatcagccagcaccAGGAGCTCTTCATCCAGATGCTGAACGCGCCAGTGGGCGAGGGTGAGGGTGAGCTGGGAGAAGGGGGAGAGTTTGCAGATCTGGGGGCCATCGGGGACGAGGCTGCACCCGGCAGTTTTATACAAGTCACACAACAGGAGAAAGAAGCCATCGAGAGG TTAAAAGCTCTGGGGTTTTCAGAAGCTCTGGTGGTCCAGGCCTACTTCGCCTGCGAGAAGAACGAGAATCTGGCCGCCAACTTCCTGCTCAACCAGAACTTCGAGGACGAATGA